One genomic window of Bradyrhizobium sp. CCGE-LA001 includes the following:
- a CDS encoding ABC transporter substrate-binding protein, translated as MKRREFMELIGGAAATWPFGARAQQPPKSRYKVGYLASASREQTLRNVRAFEAGLRSLGYRAGENVVIEYRFADGDVGRLAALAIEVAGLGVDVIMSGTNATTVAAMKATRTIPIVMANSAEPVSAGLVASLARPGGNVTGFSSEPGDEINGKRLEFLNDTLPNLSRVGVLWNPDFAPNQDRLASLREAAKALGLTLVPAEARGPDMLQQAFATMVRERAQVLVVLSDGVLFNHRGLIGVMAVINRLPAISAVREYADAGFLLSYGTDLPDQFRRSATLVDKILKGTKPGDLPVERPTKYELVVNLQTAKALDINMPPTLLTRADVVIE; from the coding sequence ATGAAACGACGCGAGTTCATGGAGCTGATTGGCGGCGCGGCGGCGACGTGGCCGTTTGGGGCGCGTGCGCAGCAACCGCCCAAGTCGCGCTACAAGGTAGGCTATCTCGCGAGCGCGTCGCGGGAGCAAACGCTTCGTAATGTTCGAGCCTTCGAAGCGGGCCTGCGGAGCCTTGGTTACCGCGCTGGCGAGAATGTCGTCATCGAGTACCGCTTTGCCGACGGAGACGTGGGACGGCTGGCGGCACTTGCCATAGAGGTGGCTGGGCTCGGCGTGGACGTCATCATGTCCGGGACCAACGCGACCACGGTTGCGGCCATGAAGGCGACACGGACGATCCCGATCGTGATGGCCAACAGTGCTGAGCCGGTCAGTGCTGGACTTGTCGCTAGTCTGGCGCGCCCGGGTGGCAATGTCACCGGGTTCAGCTCGGAGCCTGGCGATGAGATCAACGGCAAGCGGCTTGAATTTCTGAATGATACTCTACCGAACCTCTCGCGTGTGGGCGTCCTGTGGAATCCGGACTTCGCGCCCAATCAGGACCGGCTGGCATCGCTGCGGGAAGCTGCTAAGGCGCTGGGGTTGACGCTTGTCCCGGCCGAGGCGCGCGGCCCGGATATGCTTCAACAAGCGTTCGCGACAATGGTGAGGGAACGCGCGCAGGTGCTCGTCGTGCTGAGCGATGGAGTGCTGTTCAACCACCGCGGCCTGATTGGCGTCATGGCCGTCATAAATCGGCTGCCTGCAATCTCTGCGGTGAGAGAATACGCGGACGCAGGCTTCCTCTTGAGCTACGGGACCGACTTGCCAGATCAGTTTCGCCGGTCTGCGACGCTTGTCGACAAGATTCTGAAAGGCACGAAGCCCGGCGACCTGCCGGTCGAGCGGCCGACCAAGTACGAACTTGTTGTAAACCTCCAGACCGCCAAAGCACTCGACATCAACATGCCGCCGACTCTGCTGACGCGGGCCGATGTAGTGATCGAGTAG